One segment of Aquimarina sp. BL5 DNA contains the following:
- a CDS encoding two-component regulator propeller domain-containing protein, with amino-acid sequence MYRFFIILCCLPFSVFSQSIKNKTLPKITHYDTKNMGFNAQSWHIQQDENGLIYIANGHQVLIFDGTDWSSVATNPEMVNRSLLVKNKDTVYFGADGHHGMLIKNGYDNYDVQPLRNSKKDVVSDIEEYWRTHFINNEIIFQTFRNLYVNQDNIITKIPAPYRFKWSYKVDDQIYVNDLKYGVFRLQETNLIPVISDADLNENIIGVTKVNEDLIIITDTKGLYKLIGDSLIPLNFSMSDEVEKAQIFSFLKLSDNRIALGTVSNGLYIVDLKTGETNNINKRNGLQNNTILSIYQDDEDNLWLALDYGVDYVKLNSPLTYYYDYYGDLGSTYAVVKEQNLTYLGTNQGLYVTDNASGNSNDVLELLLNGQVWNIEKVGNEIYVGHDKGAYALKGKVLIRMGEDLGAWNFRKYEVPGLDNVIVSGNYNGISLYQKNGDEWEGYKLKGFEKSGRYLEVDEENNLWVALGTDGVFKYRLNYDNKELKSIAFYPVSEFDGKRISLSKVENKIVITSNFHSYTYSSDKNTFTKSEIGLSKGYAPRILKRGDETWYVDNNKVAVEDQDGLTALPELKDQLIPDVLNVFSLSKEHKIIPVFNGYALYSKDKKVMTRALGSEVLIRDFVSVNSEKSYAFDSEIPFSDNDLKINYALPIYGQEIAYQTSLNDKEWSEKTTATEQTLFNLKEGKYKLKIRAKYNGDFRESTFDFSIKPPIYRTNWAYVLYLLLLLLLIISVIGVNRHKLKKQERILLEQKAEKLQKQEEEHRAQKLEQEHKIIELNNSKLQDEIKAKSRELTQIAYVNLNKNKILKKIKDKIVKVQGSSPQKLPTNSYNELVRLVDYYITDKESKLFEINFDKSHQEFYEKLSKNYPNLTSKDLRLCAYLKMNLSSKEIAPLLGISSQSVDVSRHRLRKKLNLGSKDNLTNILISLK; translated from the coding sequence ATGTATCGTTTTTTTATTATACTTTGTTGTTTACCTTTTTCGGTTTTTTCTCAATCTATAAAGAATAAGACACTTCCTAAAATCACCCATTATGATACTAAAAATATGGGTTTTAATGCTCAGTCTTGGCATATTCAGCAAGATGAGAATGGTCTGATTTATATTGCTAATGGGCATCAAGTTTTGATATTTGATGGAACTGATTGGTCTTCTGTAGCTACTAATCCAGAAATGGTCAATAGAAGTCTTCTTGTTAAGAATAAGGATACAGTTTATTTTGGTGCGGACGGGCATCATGGTATGTTAATTAAAAATGGTTACGATAACTATGATGTTCAGCCATTAAGGAATAGTAAAAAAGACGTTGTATCCGATATTGAAGAATATTGGAGAACTCATTTTATTAATAATGAGATCATTTTTCAAACCTTCAGGAATTTATACGTTAATCAAGATAATATCATTACTAAAATACCAGCTCCCTATCGCTTTAAATGGAGCTATAAGGTAGATGATCAAATATATGTAAATGATCTTAAGTATGGTGTTTTTAGGTTGCAGGAGACTAACCTGATCCCAGTAATTAGTGATGCTGATCTAAATGAGAATATTATTGGAGTTACGAAGGTAAATGAAGATTTAATTATTATAACAGATACTAAGGGGTTATATAAGCTTATTGGTGATAGTTTGATCCCCCTTAATTTTTCTATGTCTGATGAAGTTGAGAAAGCTCAGATCTTTTCTTTTCTAAAACTTAGCGACAACAGAATAGCACTGGGAACAGTTTCTAATGGACTATATATAGTAGACCTTAAAACAGGAGAGACAAATAATATAAATAAGAGAAATGGATTACAAAATAATACGATACTTTCTATATATCAAGATGACGAAGATAATCTTTGGCTTGCATTAGACTACGGAGTAGACTACGTAAAATTGAACTCACCTCTTACTTATTATTATGATTACTATGGAGATCTAGGATCCACTTATGCTGTAGTTAAAGAACAAAATTTAACGTACTTAGGAACCAATCAAGGACTTTATGTTACGGATAATGCCTCAGGAAATTCTAATGATGTTTTAGAGTTGTTACTTAACGGACAGGTTTGGAATATAGAAAAGGTTGGAAATGAAATTTATGTTGGACATGATAAAGGTGCTTATGCGTTAAAAGGAAAGGTTTTAATAAGAATGGGGGAGGATTTGGGTGCTTGGAATTTTCGGAAATATGAAGTACCGGGACTCGATAATGTTATTGTTTCTGGAAATTATAACGGAATCTCCTTATACCAAAAAAATGGTGATGAATGGGAAGGATATAAATTAAAAGGTTTTGAAAAATCGGGGAGATATTTGGAAGTTGACGAAGAAAACAATCTTTGGGTGGCTCTAGGAACTGATGGTGTGTTTAAGTATCGATTGAATTACGATAATAAAGAATTAAAAAGCATAGCGTTTTATCCTGTAAGTGAGTTTGACGGAAAAAGAATATCTCTTTCAAAAGTTGAAAATAAAATTGTTATAACATCAAATTTTCATTCATATACTTATTCTAGTGATAAAAACACTTTTACAAAGTCTGAAATAGGTTTAAGCAAAGGATATGCTCCTAGAATACTTAAAAGAGGAGATGAAACCTGGTATGTGGATAATAATAAAGTAGCGGTGGAGGATCAAGATGGCCTTACAGCACTACCCGAACTAAAAGACCAGTTGATACCTGATGTCCTTAATGTTTTCTCATTGAGTAAAGAGCATAAGATCATTCCTGTTTTTAATGGTTATGCTTTGTATTCCAAGGATAAAAAGGTAATGACCAGAGCTCTTGGGAGCGAAGTGTTAATTAGAGATTTCGTTTCGGTTAATAGCGAAAAATCATATGCCTTTGATTCCGAGATACCATTTTCAGACAATGATCTTAAGATTAATTATGCGCTACCTATATATGGCCAGGAAATAGCATATCAAACTAGTTTAAATGACAAGGAATGGAGTGAAAAAACTACAGCAACAGAACAAACTTTGTTTAATCTGAAAGAAGGAAAATATAAGCTTAAAATAAGAGCTAAATACAATGGCGATTTTAGAGAAAGTACTTTTGATTTCAGTATAAAACCTCCTATTTATAGAACAAATTGGGCGTATGTTTTGTATCTGCTACTGCTGTTGTTGTTGATTATTTCTGTAATCGGAGTTAATCGACATAAACTGAAGAAGCAAGAACGAATTTTATTAGAGCAAAAAGCAGAAAAACTTCAAAAACAGGAGGAAGAACATAGAGCTCAGAAATTAGAACAGGAGCATAAAATTATTGAGCTAAATAATTCTAAATTACAGGATGAGATAAAGGCAAAAAGTAGAGAGCTTACTCAGATCGCTTATGTTAACTTAAACAAAAATAAAATTCTCAAGAAAATAAAGGATAAAATTGTTAAAGTACAAGGTTCTTCTCCTCAAAAATTGCCCACTAATAGCTATAACGAATTGGTAAGATTGGTGGATTATTATATTACAGATAAAGAAAGTAAGTTGTTTGAAATTAATTTTGATAAATCACATCAGGAATTTTATGAAAAACTTTCTAAAAATTACCCTAACCTCACTTCTAAGGATTTAAGGTTATGTGCATACCTTAAAATGAATCTTTCTTCAAAAGAAATTGCTCCACTATTAGGAATAAGTTCACAAAGTGTCGATGTTAGCAGACATAGATTAAGAAAAAAGCTTAATTTAGGCTCCAAAGATAATTTGACTAATATTCTTATAAGTCTAAAATAA
- a CDS encoding LacI family DNA-binding transcriptional regulator, with product MRKKVTLKQLAKELNLSISTVSKSLKNDSEISQKTINRVHELANFYNYKPNALAVSLKSNKTNTIGVLLPEILNHFYAKVLYGIEQEASKNGYKIVTCITNESYEKEVEYVEMLNYSSVDGFVLALSKETQMLNKLDHFKDLKRDNVPLVMFDRVSGEIDCDKVIVDDKHASKTAIQYLIGTGCKKLAIISTIFDLSVGKLRIEGAEEEVLLHDGVTLIQLPINNVETEENEIESFLRNNEIDAVLGLDETAAAIAINMANKLGYSIPKEISVIGFTDGILSKHSYPKLTTVSQHAEELGAKAAKMLLDRLSNTSENNYQTSTEIVKTSLILRDSTN from the coding sequence ATGAGGAAAAAGGTTACCCTAAAACAGCTTGCAAAAGAACTAAACTTGTCCATTTCTACCGTTTCTAAATCATTAAAAAATGATTCAGAAATAAGTCAGAAAACCATTAATAGAGTTCATGAATTAGCCAATTTTTATAATTATAAACCTAACGCATTAGCTGTAAGTTTAAAAAGTAACAAGACGAATACTATAGGGGTTTTATTACCGGAAATTTTAAATCATTTTTATGCAAAAGTGTTATATGGTATAGAACAAGAAGCTTCTAAGAATGGATATAAAATTGTTACTTGTATAACCAATGAATCTTATGAGAAAGAGGTAGAATATGTAGAAATGCTTAATTATAGCAGTGTTGATGGATTTGTGTTAGCATTGAGTAAAGAAACTCAAATGCTTAATAAACTAGATCATTTTAAAGATTTAAAAAGAGACAATGTGCCTTTGGTTATGTTTGATCGGGTAAGTGGAGAAATAGATTGTGATAAAGTTATTGTTGATGATAAGCACGCGTCAAAAACCGCTATTCAATATTTAATAGGAACCGGATGTAAAAAACTAGCAATAATTTCTACCATTTTTGACCTTAGTGTGGGTAAATTGAGAATAGAAGGAGCGGAGGAAGAAGTTCTATTACACGATGGAGTAACATTGATACAATTGCCTATTAACAATGTAGAGACAGAGGAAAATGAAATAGAGTCATTTCTGAGGAATAATGAAATAGATGCAGTACTTGGATTGGATGAAACTGCTGCTGCAATAGCAATAAATATGGCTAATAAATTAGGCTATAGCATACCGAAAGAAATTTCTGTAATTGGTTTTACCGATGGTATATTGTCAAAACACTCTTACCCTAAATTAACTACCGTATCTCAACATGCGGAAGAATTGGGTGCAAAAGCGGCAAAAATGTTGCTTGACAGATTATCTAATACGTCAGAGAATAATTATCAAACTAGTACTGAGATTGTAAAAACTTCTTTAATACTTAGGGATTCTACGAATTAA
- a CDS encoding LacI family DNA-binding transcriptional regulator: MGFKKRRVKLEDIARKLNVSIATVSRALDKNPRVKASTQEKVFNTAKSMGYMPNQIAKSLSSGKTNIIGVLIPRYDEPFFIEVCRGIDQYARNHNYKILISSSRNSYEFEKENLISFERGLVDGIILSPTHETENVAHLNDLINKGMPMVLFDNIREQVSGADHVMIDDKKASFEAVEFLIKKGKKKIAFIGGIKEKKVFQDRHKGFIAALTEYDIPVYRELILHCNSLHREFEDKEILDFFKHLSTTPDAVFACTDNYGLLTMKTLLKMGKKIPEEVAVIGFGDLGLGEIFVPTLTCISQPSFEMGQKAAELLINQLNEPDEMDHKKTIIRLKTQLTEREST, encoded by the coding sequence ATGGGTTTTAAAAAAAGAAGAGTAAAACTTGAGGATATTGCAAGAAAACTCAATGTTTCTATTGCAACCGTATCTCGTGCTTTAGATAAAAACCCCAGAGTAAAAGCAAGTACTCAGGAAAAAGTATTTAACACTGCAAAATCGATGGGGTATATGCCTAATCAAATTGCCAAAAGCCTTAGTTCTGGGAAAACTAATATTATTGGAGTTCTTATTCCTCGATATGATGAGCCTTTCTTTATTGAAGTATGTCGAGGGATTGATCAATATGCCAGAAATCATAACTATAAAATACTTATTAGTTCCTCAAGAAACTCATATGAATTCGAAAAAGAAAATCTAATTTCCTTTGAAAGAGGTTTGGTAGATGGTATCATATTATCGCCGACGCATGAAACTGAAAATGTAGCTCATTTAAATGACTTGATCAATAAAGGAATGCCAATGGTATTATTTGATAATATTAGAGAACAAGTTTCTGGAGCTGATCACGTAATGATAGATGATAAAAAAGCTTCTTTTGAAGCTGTAGAATTCTTAATAAAAAAAGGAAAGAAAAAAATCGCTTTCATCGGAGGGATAAAAGAAAAGAAAGTGTTTCAAGATCGACATAAAGGTTTTATTGCCGCTTTAACTGAATATGACATTCCTGTTTACAGAGAACTAATTTTACACTGTAATTCTCTTCATCGAGAATTTGAAGATAAAGAAATCCTTGATTTTTTTAAGCATTTATCTACTACTCCTGATGCAGTCTTTGCGTGTACTGATAATTACGGATTACTAACCATGAAAACTCTATTGAAAATGGGCAAAAAAATACCAGAAGAAGTTGCCGTAATAGGATTTGGAGATTTAGGCCTGGGAGAAATATTCGTTCCAACTTTGACTTGTATATCTCAACCAAGTTTTGAAATGGGTCAAAAAGCAGCGGAACTTCTTATTAACCAACTTAATGAACCCGATGAAATGGATCATAAGAAAACAATAATTCGGTTGAAAACTCAACTAACTGAAAGAGAAAGCACCTAA
- a CDS encoding alpha-glucosidase — MELTWFKKGTIYQIYPRSFNDSNDDGIGDLRGIIEKLDYIHSLHIDIIWLSPIFSSPNDDNGYDISDYCSIMSEFGTMEDFDVLLKETHKRGMRLILDLVANHCSDEHKWFEEARKSKDNPYRDYFHWKKPSIDGGPPNNWKSFFGGSAWELDEVSDEYYLHLFTKKQPDLNWENPKVREEIYDAMRFWLDKGVDGFRMDVIPLISKPEGYPDAPDIGFRKIIEDVYANGPTLHRYLNEMNEEVISKYDAFSLAEGVGINEDTVGLYVNYDRKELDMLYHFDILECTIVNGKFEEVSPFDLVQMKHIFKKWRDAIHQTGWIANAMGNHDFARMVSRFGDDKKYHKESAKMLMTMLSTQNGTLNIYQGDEIGMTNISLLNIDEVRDIQSLNFYKENKITHKYTEELALEMINKEGRDNARTPVQWDGDEINGGFSKGEPWLKANPNYKDINVAYQEKDPNSILNFYRNLLKTRKEHDVFVHGDFEEIEFNNPKLYIYKKKLGKEEIMVMLNFNSSEESFDAGSNINEVEVLVNNYENLDVENNNVLLKPYQGVILDLK; from the coding sequence GTGGAGCTTACTTGGTTTAAAAAAGGAACGATCTATCAAATATATCCTCGGAGTTTTAACGATAGTAACGATGATGGTATAGGAGATTTAAGAGGGATCATCGAAAAACTGGATTATATACATAGTTTGCATATCGATATCATATGGTTGAGTCCTATTTTTAGTTCACCAAATGATGATAATGGGTATGATATAAGTGACTATTGTTCTATTATGTCAGAGTTTGGTACAATGGAAGATTTTGATGTGTTATTAAAAGAAACCCATAAAAGAGGGATGAGGCTTATTTTGGATCTGGTTGCGAATCATTGTTCCGATGAACATAAGTGGTTTGAAGAGGCTAGGAAATCTAAAGATAATCCATATAGAGATTATTTTCATTGGAAGAAACCTTCAATCGATGGTGGCCCTCCAAATAATTGGAAATCCTTTTTTGGTGGAAGTGCTTGGGAGTTAGACGAAGTTTCAGATGAATATTATTTGCATCTTTTTACTAAAAAACAGCCTGATCTAAATTGGGAAAACCCTAAAGTAAGGGAAGAGATATATGATGCAATGCGTTTTTGGTTAGATAAGGGAGTTGATGGGTTTAGGATGGATGTTATTCCTTTGATATCAAAACCTGAAGGGTATCCTGATGCACCAGATATAGGTTTTAGAAAAATTATTGAAGATGTGTACGCTAATGGGCCTACTCTGCATAGGTATCTAAATGAAATGAATGAAGAGGTTATTAGTAAATATGATGCATTTTCTTTGGCAGAAGGAGTTGGGATTAATGAAGATACTGTAGGGCTTTATGTAAACTATGATAGAAAGGAATTAGATATGTTGTATCATTTCGATATTCTGGAATGTACAATAGTAAACGGGAAATTTGAAGAAGTTTCTCCGTTTGATTTGGTCCAAATGAAGCATATATTTAAAAAATGGCGGGATGCAATACACCAAACAGGTTGGATTGCTAACGCTATGGGAAACCACGATTTTGCGCGCATGGTATCTAGGTTTGGAGACGATAAGAAATATCATAAAGAGTCCGCTAAAATGTTAATGACCATGTTATCGACCCAAAACGGTACTTTGAATATATATCAGGGTGATGAGATTGGAATGACTAATATATCCTTGCTTAATATTGATGAAGTAAGAGATATACAGTCTTTAAACTTTTATAAAGAAAATAAAATAACTCATAAGTACACAGAGGAATTGGCTCTAGAAATGATTAATAAAGAAGGTCGCGATAACGCAAGAACTCCGGTACAATGGGATGGTGATGAAATAAATGGAGGTTTTTCTAAAGGGGAACCTTGGTTAAAAGCTAATCCTAATTATAAAGATATTAATGTAGCGTATCAGGAGAAAGATCCCAATTCTATATTGAATTTTTATAGAAATTTATTAAAAACAAGGAAAGAACACGATGTATTTGTACACGGAGATTTCGAAGAGATAGAATTTAATAACCCTAAGTTATATATATACAAAAAGAAGCTTGGTAAAGAGGAAATTATGGTGATGCTTAACTTCAATAGTTCTGAAGAGTCATTTGATGCTGGAAGTAATATAAATGAAGTTGAGGTTTTGGTAAATAATTACGAAAATCTGGATGTTGAAAATAATAATGTTCTCTTGAAACCATATCAAGGGGTGATACTGGATTTAAAATAA
- a CDS encoding TonB-dependent receptor: MKSMILKKLMFLLVFISGNMMFAQITVTGVTSDANGPIPGVNVIVKGSANGAVSDFDGNYTINNVPEDAVLIFSYIGFETQEAAVNGQTVINVILKEDAARLDEVIVVGYGSIRSKDATGAVATVKFEDFNQGIINSPEQLIQGKTAGVQITQTSGEPGAGVNLRIRGTSSVRANNNPLYVVDGFPLNGADTSAGASGSDIGASAATNPLSFLNPNDIASIDILKDASATAIYGSRGANGVVLITTKRAKQGVQLLEFNTSVSSSSVSNTLDILDRDQFLDAQSQLGADLSVLDLGGNTDWQDFIFRNGFSSEYHAAFGGGGENGGYRFSVGYINQEGIVEKTGLERLTARFNGKYNFFDDKLKMNVQLNVSNVDIDKAPITDDANARGDLISAAYYSNPTLSPFDENGVPTSTGSVEQLNPAAILGFSRINTKTLRTLSNFSLEYFFIPELSFKTAIGVDRSISKTGSAFSSEFELTNTQGIGRARVDDLSLTSVLWENYFTYQKDFENSSLNALLGYSYQQFSTNVEALFAANFRETDPGLMLNNIGSAEVFGANSGNFTDELQSFYGRINYSLYDKYLFTGTLRADGSTRFGPNEKYGYFPSFAFAWRLSEEDFIPDAFSDLKLRLGYGITGNQEIPSNLYVERVRFDEGSIDNDGNFIPGGQSTVAFRNPDLKWEESTQLNFGLDFGFFGNRLSGSLDVFRKETTDLLTQITSAQPAVNPFVWKNIDATIINQGVELSLNYRVISSENFNWDTSFNVAFLENEVTDFNEAPINTGQIDGPGLTGAFAQQIADGQPLYAFFLREFIGFDENGIAEYEGGDVQKFTGDSPLPKYNLGFSSNMTYKNFDLNLFFTGQFGHKIYNNTENALFSVANLSQGRNGTTDTAALIGTEDPFNAADVSTRYLESGDFLRLQTATLGYTLNLDRYKWINKARLFVNAQNLFVITSYSGQDPEVSINKQINGVPSIGIDYTAFPKARTFTLGLNVTF; the protein is encoded by the coding sequence ATGAAAAGTATGATACTCAAAAAACTCATGTTTCTTTTGGTATTTATCTCGGGGAATATGATGTTTGCACAAATCACAGTTACGGGGGTGACTTCTGATGCAAACGGTCCAATACCTGGGGTTAATGTCATTGTTAAAGGATCTGCAAATGGGGCGGTTTCAGATTTCGACGGTAACTATACTATTAACAATGTTCCAGAAGATGCTGTATTAATTTTTAGCTACATCGGATTCGAAACTCAGGAAGCAGCAGTTAATGGACAAACTGTTATTAATGTCATCTTAAAAGAAGATGCTGCGCGATTAGATGAAGTGATAGTGGTAGGATATGGATCAATTAGGTCCAAGGATGCTACAGGAGCGGTAGCTACCGTAAAATTTGAAGATTTTAATCAAGGTATTATTAATTCTCCAGAACAGTTAATTCAAGGTAAGACAGCTGGGGTTCAGATCACACAAACCAGTGGTGAACCTGGAGCTGGGGTTAATTTAAGAATACGAGGAACTTCATCAGTAAGAGCGAATAATAATCCACTTTATGTGGTAGACGGTTTTCCTTTGAACGGAGCAGATACATCTGCAGGAGCTTCTGGTTCTGATATTGGAGCTTCAGCTGCTACAAATCCATTAAGTTTTCTAAATCCAAATGATATAGCAAGTATAGATATACTTAAAGATGCGTCGGCAACTGCAATATACGGTTCGCGTGGAGCAAATGGAGTCGTTTTAATAACTACTAAAAGAGCAAAACAAGGAGTTCAATTATTAGAATTTAATACATCTGTATCTTCTAGTTCTGTAAGTAATACGTTGGACATATTGGATAGAGATCAGTTTTTAGATGCTCAATCACAATTAGGAGCCGATTTATCTGTATTGGATTTAGGAGGAAATACAGATTGGCAAGATTTTATATTTAGAAATGGTTTTAGTTCAGAATACCATGCAGCTTTTGGAGGTGGTGGAGAGAATGGAGGATATCGTTTTTCTGTGGGATACATCAACCAAGAAGGTATTGTGGAAAAAACTGGTCTAGAACGTTTGACAGCTAGATTTAATGGGAAATACAATTTTTTCGATGATAAATTGAAAATGAATGTTCAGTTAAATGTTTCTAATGTAGATATTGATAAAGCACCAATTACAGATGATGCAAATGCAAGAGGTGATTTAATTTCTGCAGCGTACTATTCAAATCCTACATTGTCACCTTTTGATGAGAATGGGGTTCCTACATCAACAGGGTCTGTAGAACAATTGAATCCAGCGGCTATTTTAGGGTTTTCTAGAATTAATACAAAAACCTTAAGAACTCTTAGTAATTTTTCTCTAGAATACTTCTTTATTCCAGAGCTTTCTTTTAAAACAGCGATAGGGGTAGATAGATCAATCTCTAAAACAGGTTCGGCGTTTTCATCTGAATTCGAACTAACTAATACACAGGGTATTGGTAGAGCAAGAGTTGATGATCTAAGTTTGACTTCTGTGCTTTGGGAAAACTATTTTACGTATCAAAAGGATTTTGAAAATAGTAGTCTTAATGCATTATTAGGATACTCTTATCAGCAATTTAGCACCAATGTAGAAGCATTATTTGCAGCGAATTTTAGAGAAACAGATCCAGGTTTAATGCTTAATAATATTGGATCTGCGGAGGTTTTTGGCGCAAATTCCGGTAATTTCACGGACGAATTGCAATCTTTCTATGGAAGAATAAATTATTCTTTATATGATAAGTATTTATTTACGGGAACATTAAGAGCGGACGGTTCTACTCGATTTGGACCTAATGAAAAATATGGTTATTTCCCATCCTTTGCATTTGCTTGGAGATTATCCGAAGAAGATTTTATTCCAGACGCTTTTTCTGATCTAAAATTAAGACTAGGATATGGTATTACTGGTAACCAAGAGATCCCTTCTAATCTTTATGTAGAAAGAGTTCGTTTTGATGAAGGAAGTATCGATAATGATGGTAATTTTATACCAGGAGGTCAGTCTACTGTGGCGTTTAGAAATCCTGATTTAAAGTGGGAAGAGTCTACTCAACTTAACTTCGGTTTGGATTTTGGATTTTTTGGAAATAGATTGTCTGGGTCTTTAGACGTATTTAGAAAAGAGACCACAGATTTATTAACACAAATTACTAGCGCACAACCAGCAGTAAATCCTTTTGTTTGGAAAAATATTGATGCTACTATTATAAATCAAGGTGTAGAATTATCTCTTAACTATAGAGTGATAAGTAGTGAAAATTTTAACTGGGATACTAGTTTCAATGTAGCATTTCTTGAGAATGAAGTAACTGATTTCAATGAAGCTCCTATTAATACAGGGCAAATAGATGGTCCAGGTCTAACTGGAGCGTTTGCGCAACAGATAGCCGATGGACAACCTCTATATGCATTTTTCCTGAGAGAATTTATTGGATTTGATGAAAATGGAATTGCAGAATATGAAGGAGGAGATGTTCAAAAATTCACAGGAGATAGTCCACTTCCTAAGTATAACTTAGGTTTTTCGAGTAATATGACTTATAAAAACTTTGATTTAAACTTATTCTTTACAGGACAATTTGGACACAAGATTTATAACAATACTGAGAATGCTTTGTTTTCTGTAGCAAATCTTTCACAAGGTAGAAATGGTACTACTGATACAGCAGCTCTTATTGGTACAGAAGACCCTTTTAATGCTGCAGACGTTTCAACTAGATATCTGGAAAGTGGTGATTTTCTGAGACTACAAACAGCAACATTAGGTTATACGTTAAATCTAGACAGATATAAATGGATTAATAAAGCAAGACTATTTGTCAATGCACAGAATTTATTTGTAATCACTAGTTATAGCGGACAGGATCCGGAAGTGTCTATTAATAAGCAGATTAACGGAGTTCCATCAATAGGAATTGATTATACAGCATTTCCAAAAGCGAGAACGTTTACATTAGGATTAAACGTGACTTTTTAA
- a CDS encoding RagB/SusD family nutrient uptake outer membrane protein codes for MKNLKTKNVVRLILSIAILSIGSCTDLEPVFDDSVAVEDASGAFAGVDPANFLESAYNDIEGMGDQANTYALLEVSSDELVVPTRGADWGDNGIWRTMHQHNWDANHPHILAAWNNRNAAVFRCNQIIATESNATAGQVAQAKALRALNMFYVMDFFGQVPFREVNDGVNVDPVVFTRAEAFEFIVKDLTEALPDLEDANLSDIYTVNKAFAHFLLAKLYINKEVYTGSADATDYTKVIENSDAVTAQGYTLDSDYFGIFLPDNSANQEIILALDTWTGNRVWNILQSSQGGWNGFATLGEVYDSFESSDIRLGETGTAGVGRGMLIGQQFAPDGTKLTDRSGIDLVFTKDFPNGISGNNERTGVRPMKYSNTTDGSPSPGNGTVVARYADVVLMKAEAIMRGGTSGETAESILDGLRTLRGATASGSYTMEELLDERRRELWIEGWRRNDQIRFGTFNSTWDMKDNTEEFRVLFPIPASAVATNPNLSQNTGY; via the coding sequence ATGAAAAATTTAAAAACAAAAAATGTTGTAAGACTCATTCTGAGTATTGCAATTTTATCGATAGGTTCTTGTACCGATTTAGAACCTGTTTTTGACGATTCTGTAGCTGTAGAAGATGCTTCTGGAGCTTTTGCAGGTGTTGATCCAGCTAATTTCTTGGAATCAGCATATAATGATATTGAAGGTATGGGAGATCAAGCAAATACCTATGCTTTATTAGAAGTGTCCTCTGATGAATTAGTAGTGCCAACCCGTGGAGCCGATTGGGGGGATAATGGTATCTGGAGAACGATGCATCAGCATAATTGGGATGCCAATCACCCACATATTCTAGCGGCATGGAATAATCGTAATGCAGCTGTTTTCAGATGTAATCAGATTATAGCAACAGAATCAAATGCAACAGCAGGACAAGTAGCACAAGCAAAAGCATTACGTGCATTGAACATGTTCTACGTAATGGATTTCTTTGGACAAGTACCTTTTAGAGAAGTAAATGATGGTGTAAATGTAGATCCAGTAGTATTTACACGAGCCGAAGCATTTGAGTTTATAGTAAAAGATTTAACTGAAGCATTGCCTGATTTAGAAGATGCGAATTTATCCGACATTTATACAGTGAATAAAGCTTTTGCTCATTTCCTGTTAGCTAAATTGTATATAAATAAAGAAGTGTATACGGGTAGTGCCGACGCGACTGATTATACAAAAGTTATTGAAAATAGTGATGCAGTTACTGCTCAAGGATATACTTTAGATTCAGATTATTTTGGTATATTTTTACCAGATAATAGTGCAAATCAAGAAATTATATTAGCATTAGATACATGGACAGGTAATAGAGTATGGAATATACTTCAATCTTCTCAAGGAGGTTGGAACGGATTTGCTACTTTAGGTGAGGTTTATGATTCATTTGAAAGTAGTGATATTCGTCTTGGAGAGACAGGTACTGCTGGAGTAGGAAGAGGAATGTTAATTGGTCAACAGTTTGCTCCTGATGGGACAAAATTAACAGATAGAAGTGGAATTGATTTAGTGTTTACAAAAGACTTTCCTAATGGAATTAGTGGTAACAATGAAAGAACGGGTGTAAGACCAATGAAATATTCGAATACTACGGATGGATCGCCATCACCAGGAAATGGAACCGTGGTAGCAAGATATGCTGATGTTGTTCTTATGAAAGCAGAAGCAATTATGAGAGGAGGTACCTCAGGAGAGACTGCAGAGAGTATTCTGGATGGTTTGAGAACGTTACGTGGTGCAACTGCTTCCGGAAGTTATACTATGGAAGAATTATTAGATGAGAGACGAAGAGAATTATGGATTGAAGGTTGGAGACGAAATGATCAAATTCGTTTCGGTACTTTTAATAGTACGTGGGACATGAAAGACAATACAGAAGAGTTTAGAGTATTGTTTCCAATACCAGCATCTGCTGTAGCAACAAATCCTAATTTATCTCAAAATACTGGTTATTAG